One Candidatus Nitrososphaera evergladensis SR1 genomic window carries:
- a CDS encoding complex I subunit 1/NuoH family protein: MAYTESFRFGEFIGSVLWLVFWILIIFSLVGLPLLFVVLFYVPLPPVNGAPLTPYLFLTMTVDPTRTIPIIKYMIHTDLFRVAAFPGFTYAALFAAVTIFVERKFLAKMQLRYGPLYVGKIEGWLQLIADGLKLISKEIIVPSGADKPLFWAAPIAFVSTAAAVTALIPVAPGWVVANVDVGLLAVFAILGFFPLIALLFSWASNSKYPFIGGLRALHQIIAFEIPFIISALSVVILAGTLNLTGIVNAQISSYWYIFFLPISAFVFYLSSLAELERIPFDLPEAESEIVAGWITETSGMIYGLIQLGSYVKTYALAALFVVLFLGGWAGPVIFPQEIIPGYTGDKIYNPVTLSAIVWFTVKTFGVIMLMLLPRGISPRIRIDILLHTGWYKLIVLSFINMFVALALIYGGILGPGGLLVR; the protein is encoded by the coding sequence ATGGCGTACACAGAATCATTCCGCTTTGGCGAATTCATTGGAAGCGTCCTGTGGCTGGTATTCTGGATACTCATCATATTCTCGCTCGTAGGGCTCCCGCTCTTGTTCGTGGTCCTGTTCTACGTGCCGCTGCCGCCAGTCAACGGCGCCCCGCTCACGCCATACCTGTTCTTGACGATGACGGTGGACCCGACACGCACCATCCCGATAATCAAGTACATGATCCACACGGACCTGTTCCGCGTGGCGGCATTCCCCGGCTTTACCTACGCAGCGCTCTTTGCAGCGGTGACCATCTTTGTGGAACGCAAGTTCCTCGCCAAGATGCAGCTTAGGTACGGCCCGCTTTATGTAGGCAAGATAGAGGGCTGGCTTCAGCTCATTGCAGACGGCCTGAAACTCATATCAAAGGAGATAATCGTTCCTTCTGGCGCAGACAAGCCGTTGTTCTGGGCGGCGCCAATTGCGTTTGTATCGACTGCAGCGGCCGTGACTGCACTTATTCCCGTTGCGCCCGGCTGGGTCGTTGCCAACGTCGACGTGGGGCTCTTGGCTGTGTTTGCGATACTTGGGTTCTTCCCGCTCATCGCGCTCCTCTTCTCGTGGGCGTCAAACAGCAAGTACCCGTTCATAGGCGGACTACGCGCCCTGCACCAGATAATCGCGTTTGAAATCCCGTTCATAATCTCTGCGCTGTCGGTGGTCATACTCGCCGGCACGCTCAACCTGACGGGCATCGTCAACGCCCAGATCTCGTCGTACTGGTACATCTTTTTCCTGCCAATAAGCGCGTTCGTGTTCTACCTCTCGTCGCTGGCAGAGCTTGAAAGGATTCCGTTTGACCTGCCAGAGGCAGAGTCAGAGATCGTGGCGGGATGGATAACCGAGACTTCGGGCATGATCTACGGCCTCATCCAGCTTGGCTCGTACGTAAAGACGTACGCGCTTGCCGCACTATTCGTTGTCCTGTTCCTTGGAGGGTGGGCAGGGCCCGTGATATTCCCGCAAGAGATAATCCCTGGCTACACTGGCGACAAGATCTACAACCCAGTCACGCTTTCAGCCATTGTGTGGTTCACCGTCAAGACGTTCGGCGTGATAATGCTCATGCTGCTCCCAAGAGGCATCAGCCCCAGAATCAGGATAGACATACTGCTGCACACAGGCTGGTACAAGCTGATCGTGCTCTCGTTCATCAACATGTTCGTTGCCCTTGCACTAATATATGGCGGCATACTTGGTCCGGGAGGGCTGTTGGTAAG
- a CDS encoding NADH-quinone oxidoreductase subunit D has translation MTLSIGPQHPGSGHFRFTVKVDGDYIVYCDPDPGYVHRGEEKMCEYRNVIQNIPHLERPVIHDSTNITYSYSLAVEELMGIEVPRRGQFIRALASEMNRQVYTLYWLAIYGIFLGHSTMFMWPAGDRELFIDLLERLTGARVTHAYNIPGGVRNDMPDNFKAKCLEHINYFEKRLKEYEDIFYNMPLFRQRTEGVGVLSKEDAIKLGVTGSVLRASGVPYDIRKVEPYDIYNEIDFKVQYMKTGDSFARSYVPFLDMKESCNIMRQLLDKMPSSGDVRTKLQPNPKGPPGEAYRRVESGRGALGYYIVSDGTPKPYRVKISVGSFRNMLALPFLLVGNKLADMPSIYWSLNYWPVEADR, from the coding sequence ATGACGCTTTCCATCGGCCCGCAGCATCCCGGCTCCGGCCACTTTCGCTTTACGGTCAAGGTCGACGGCGACTATATCGTCTACTGCGATCCTGACCCCGGATACGTCCACCGCGGGGAGGAAAAGATGTGCGAGTACCGCAACGTCATCCAGAACATCCCGCATCTTGAAAGGCCGGTAATCCACGACTCGACCAACATCACGTACTCGTACAGCCTTGCAGTCGAGGAGCTGATGGGAATCGAGGTGCCGCGCAGGGGCCAGTTCATCCGCGCCCTTGCTTCAGAGATGAACAGGCAGGTTTACACTCTGTACTGGCTTGCAATCTATGGCATCTTTCTTGGCCACTCGACCATGTTCATGTGGCCGGCAGGCGACCGCGAACTTTTCATCGACCTTCTGGAAAGGCTGACAGGCGCCCGCGTCACGCACGCCTACAACATACCAGGCGGCGTCAGAAACGACATGCCTGACAACTTTAAGGCAAAGTGCCTTGAGCACATCAACTACTTTGAAAAGCGCCTAAAGGAATACGAGGACATTTTCTACAACATGCCGCTCTTCAGGCAGAGGACCGAAGGCGTCGGCGTGCTTTCAAAGGAAGACGCAATAAAGCTTGGAGTTACCGGCTCTGTACTGCGCGCGTCAGGAGTTCCGTACGACATACGCAAGGTGGAGCCCTATGACATTTACAACGAGATTGATTTCAAGGTGCAGTACATGAAGACGGGCGACTCGTTTGCGCGCTCGTACGTGCCGTTCCTTGACATGAAAGAGTCGTGCAACATCATGAGGCAGCTGCTCGACAAGATGCCGTCTTCTGGAGACGTGCGCACGAAACTGCAGCCAAACCCCAAGGGTCCGCCGGGCGAGGCATATAGGCGCGTCGAGTCCGGCAGGGGCGCGTTAGGCTATTACATTGTAAGCGACGGAACTCCCAAGCCGTACAGGGTGAAAATATCAGTGGGCTCGTTCCGCAACATGCTTGCGCTACCTTTCCTGCTTGTGGGCAACAAACTGGCAGACATGCCGTCGATATACTGGTCGCTGAACTACTGGCCCGTGGAGGCTGACAGATAG
- a CDS encoding NADH-quinone oxidoreductase subunit C, whose amino-acid sequence MSSDKEEQKKPAPPAKPAPAAAKPEDSNATTKPVPKPAAAPPSPAAAKPAPAAAKPAAAAAPPAAKKEPEPPAFEKGIAQQLVTRFGNAVKVLYIRPLRIKVQVEPGNLIEVASYIRDNMGFDHAECASGTDYPKDSQIEVNYHLGSYTRDDLLAHVLVLATRTNRDDAHIPSLINVFKSVEYHERETFEMLGVYFDGHPRNERFLLPEDWADIPPLRKEFRIKGR is encoded by the coding sequence ATGAGCAGCGACAAGGAAGAGCAGAAAAAACCAGCTCCGCCAGCCAAGCCAGCTCCAGCAGCTGCAAAGCCTGAAGATTCTAATGCTACTACTAAACCTGTACCCAAGCCAGCGGCAGCGCCACCATCGCCAGCAGCTGCAAAGCCAGCTCCAGCAGCTGCAAAGCCTGCAGCAGCCGCTGCGCCTCCGGCCGCCAAGAAAGAGCCAGAGCCTCCTGCCTTTGAAAAGGGCATCGCACAGCAACTTGTCACGCGCTTTGGCAATGCAGTCAAGGTCCTCTATATAAGGCCGCTTCGCATCAAGGTCCAAGTCGAGCCCGGCAACCTTATTGAAGTCGCGTCATACATCCGCGACAACATGGGCTTTGACCATGCCGAGTGCGCTTCTGGCACCGACTACCCAAAGGACAGCCAGATAGAGGTCAACTACCACCTTGGCTCGTACACCCGCGACGACCTGCTTGCACACGTCCTTGTTCTCGCTACTCGAACTAACCGCGACGACGCGCACATCCCAAGCTTAATTAACGTCTTCAAGTCCGTGGAGTACCACGAGCGGGAGACGTTTGAAATGCTGGGTGTCTACTTTGACGGCCACCCGAGGAACGAAAGGTTCCTCCTGCCGGAGGACTGGGCCGACATCCCGCCACTGCGCAAAGAATTCAGGATAAAGGGAAGATGA
- a CDS encoding NADH-quinone oxidoreductase subunit B, which produces MNKELVSPTPNNFNVLVTKLSDVLVRALDRPLGYAINWGRIWSLWPVHLETACCSVEFGAASSPRYDVERFGIIEAFGSLRMCDLIVVQGTVTRKMAPRLRMVYDQMPEPKYVIAMGACAITGGLYIDSYNVLPGCDGIIPVDVYVPGCPPRPETLIQGCMLLQEKIKRQKIK; this is translated from the coding sequence ATGAACAAGGAACTGGTAAGCCCAACACCAAACAACTTCAACGTACTTGTGACCAAGCTGTCCGACGTCTTGGTCAGGGCGCTTGACAGACCCCTTGGATACGCGATCAACTGGGGAAGGATCTGGTCTCTATGGCCGGTGCACCTTGAAACGGCGTGCTGCAGTGTCGAGTTTGGAGCCGCCTCGAGCCCGAGGTACGATGTCGAGAGGTTCGGCATCATCGAAGCGTTCGGCTCGCTGCGCATGTGCGACCTTATCGTGGTGCAGGGCACGGTGACAAGAAAGATGGCCCCAAGGCTGAGAATGGTCTACGACCAGATGCCAGAGCCCAAGTACGTAATCGCGATGGGCGCCTGCGCAATCACTGGCGGACTATACATCGACTCGTACAACGTCCTTCCGGGGTGCGACGGCATCATTCCTGTGGACGTCTACGTGCCAGGATGCCCTCCAAGGCCTGAAACTCTTATCCAGGGCTGTATGTTGCTCCAAGAAAAGATCAAGAGACAAAAGATCAAGTAA
- a CDS encoding NADH-quinone oxidoreductase subunit A, whose translation MLGFGLVASVPALILSRLVSPRRRYNPVKFLPMECGQMPTGEGRSHFMMQYYAYILMFVVFDVMSIFLYAWGTALFNIPRTATLPIIAFLGIMFAAMGYALYLAGRKGIW comes from the coding sequence ATGCTGGGCTTCGGTCTTGTAGCCTCGGTGCCCGCTCTTATCCTGTCAAGGCTGGTGTCTCCAAGGCGCCGGTACAATCCCGTCAAGTTCCTGCCGATGGAGTGCGGACAGATGCCTACAGGCGAAGGCCGCTCTCATTTCATGATGCAGTATTATGCTTACATCCTCATGTTCGTCGTCTTTGACGTCATGTCCATCTTTCTGTACGCATGGGGCACGGCCCTCTTTAACATCCCAAGGACCGCCACGCTCCCGATAATCGCTTTCCTTGGAATCATGTTTGCAGCGATGGGCTATGCTCTGTATCTTGCAGGGAGGAAAGGAATTTGGTAA
- a CDS encoding Holliday junction resolvase-like protein codes for MANDILELFQSFRTILCLCPYCNQIQRLSDINPRYGGRIKKTWLDIYESRVKALEKKVEAFEEKAEELRQSATEKGRKQVPDILRRSMSIEFMNLSYNPYDIKALMHPVDFIIFDGLHSAENVKEIIFLSKKISNNGLNKIRESIRDAIRNGSYNWQVARVDLEGKITYHQK; via the coding sequence TTGGCAAACGATATCTTGGAGCTATTCCAGTCTTTTAGGACTATTCTTTGCTTGTGTCCATACTGCAACCAAATCCAACGCCTTTCCGATATTAACCCCAGATACGGGGGCAGAATTAAGAAGACATGGCTTGACATTTACGAATCGCGAGTAAAAGCTTTGGAAAAGAAAGTTGAAGCATTTGAGGAAAAGGCTGAAGAACTTAGACAGAGCGCTACTGAGAAAGGCAGGAAGCAGGTGCCAGACATACTCCGAAGATCAATGAGCATAGAGTTTATGAACTTATCATACAATCCTTATGACATCAAGGCACTTATGCATCCTGTGGATTTCATCATATTTGATGGTCTTCACAGTGCTGAAAATGTGAAAGAAATAATTTTCCTTTCAAAGAAAATAAGTAACAACGGTCTGAATAAAATAAGAGAGTCCATCCGGGATGCCATAAGGAATGGTAGTTACAACTGGCAAGTTGCCAGAGTTGATCTGGAAGGCAAAATAACTTACCATCAAAAATAA
- a CDS encoding Holliday junction resolvase-like protein produces MAALGRFIHLENRETIESLRNSELIGTCLNCGRDFPLSRAILFDGLGKFPDEAKAIRQQLLNELKEQAEELTKRKLSVEGAEQKAIYVSIGKIVEKIVPAYRDFNFPLSDCRPLFEPIDMVVFKGASNHAVDYITFLEIKTGKAQLSKREKSIKEAVEKREVSYKEV; encoded by the coding sequence ATGGCAGCTCTGGGAAGATTTATTCACTTGGAAAACAGGGAGACCATAGAGTCATTAAGAAACTCTGAACTTATTGGTACCTGCCTGAATTGTGGCCGAGATTTTCCTCTTTCGAGAGCTATCTTGTTTGATGGACTAGGCAAATTCCCTGATGAAGCAAAAGCCATACGCCAACAGTTGTTAAACGAATTAAAGGAGCAGGCAGAGGAATTAACGAAACGCAAGCTTTCTGTAGAGGGCGCGGAACAAAAAGCTATCTATGTAAGCATTGGGAAGATTGTTGAAAAGATAGTACCTGCATACCGCGACTTTAACTTTCCATTGTCTGATTGTAGACCACTGTTTGAACCTATTGACATGGTAGTATTCAAAGGGGCAAGCAATCATGCCGTCGATTATATCACATTCCTTGAAATTAAAACCGGTAAGGCACAACTAAGTAAACGCGAGAAGTCGATCAAAGAGGCTGTAGAAAAGAGAGAAGTGAGCTACAAAGAGGTATAG
- a CDS encoding TaqI-like C-terminal specificity domain-containing protein encodes MRKIEKENPKIRVCLVRSLNFPSLESYVKENEFTVNQHQLDDNGWNFQSNDIAKLLAKIRSQSISLKEYTRDEVYRGIITGLTEAFVIDKDTKDLLIQEDRKSAEIIMPFLTGKEVRRYGISFKEKYVILTRIGVDIQRYPAILKWLSKFKPELEKRWDKGNYWYELRACDYYDLFEKPKLIYGVITVAPRFAIDTKGYFANNANFFIPTEDKQLLAILNSKLGWFLIMNTCTQVQDGYQLIWKYFGNAPIAKKRDPELEKLVERMLILNKQLSELGDKRTDEKARIEEEAKKLDTEIDELVYKLYSITEEEKNVIEESLNLK; translated from the coding sequence ATGAGGAAGATTGAGAAAGAGAATCCAAAGATCAGAGTATGTTTGGTAAGGAGTCTTAATTTCCCTTCATTAGAGAGTTATGTGAAAGAGAACGAATTTACTGTAAACCAGCACCAATTAGATGATAACGGCTGGAATTTTCAAAGCAATGATATTGCAAAGTTACTGGCAAAGATTCGGTCCCAAAGTATTTCATTGAAAGAGTACACCCGTGATGAGGTATATCGTGGAATAATAACAGGATTAACTGAAGCCTTTGTCATAGATAAAGACACCAAAGATCTCCTTATTCAGGAGGACAGAAAATCAGCAGAGATAATCATGCCCTTCCTAACTGGAAAGGAGGTTAGGCGGTATGGAATTAGTTTCAAAGAAAAATATGTTATACTGACTAGGATTGGAGTCGATATTCAAAGGTATCCAGCTATACTCAAGTGGCTTTCCAAGTTTAAACCAGAATTAGAAAAAAGATGGGATAAAGGAAATTATTGGTATGAGCTAAGAGCGTGTGACTACTATGATCTGTTTGAAAAACCAAAATTAATCTATGGTGTGATTACAGTTGCTCCTAGATTTGCAATAGATACAAAAGGGTACTTTGCAAATAACGCTAATTTTTTTATCCCTACTGAAGACAAGCAGCTGCTTGCAATTCTTAACTCTAAATTAGGATGGTTCTTGATTATGAATACGTGCACTCAAGTTCAAGACGGATACCAGCTTATTTGGAAATATTTTGGGAATGCACCTATTGCAAAGAAACGAGATCCTGAATTAGAAAAATTAGTTGAAAGGATGCTAATATTAAACAAACAATTGAGCGAGCTTGGCGATAAAAGGACTGATGAAAAGGCGAGAATAGAAGAGGAAGCAAAGAAACTTGATACTGAAATCGATGAGCTAGTTTACAAATTGTATAGTATTACCGAGGAAGAAAAGAATGTCATTGAAGAAAGCCTTAACTTGAAGTGA
- a CDS encoding N-6 DNA methylase has product MNQNKSLSQEDLNESTQRILDRLMFIRYCEDRGLEEKRLISNVREWASRGKGQLVRSIREVYSYFDKYYNSKIFAKHLCDELEIDNDVLYEIIEGLHFTSDRSISYDFSAIEADVLGNIYEQYLGHILKKTSKTAKLTESQAHRKEQGIFYTPIFIVDYIVRNTLGKLLEDKKINIEKIRVLDPACGSGSFLIKAFDILNEHYLRHDKDYAQTRLDLPLKIRYIPRSFRLFRIISSV; this is encoded by the coding sequence TTGAACCAAAACAAAAGCTTGAGTCAAGAAGATCTCAACGAATCTACCCAGAGGATCCTAGACAGGTTAATGTTTATTCGTTATTGTGAAGACAGAGGTCTAGAAGAAAAGAGACTCATCTCCAATGTAAGAGAATGGGCTAGCAGAGGGAAAGGCCAGCTTGTTAGAAGTATCAGAGAGGTGTATTCTTACTTTGATAAATACTACAACAGCAAAATCTTTGCCAAGCATCTTTGCGATGAACTAGAGATAGACAATGATGTTCTTTATGAGATAATTGAAGGGCTGCATTTTACAAGTGATAGATCGATTTCCTACGACTTCTCTGCTATCGAAGCTGATGTACTTGGGAATATCTACGAACAATATCTAGGCCATATCCTAAAGAAAACATCCAAGACAGCGAAACTCACTGAAAGTCAGGCCCATAGAAAGGAGCAGGGTATCTTTTACACCCCAATATTCATAGTTGATTACATTGTTAGGAATACACTTGGAAAGTTGCTTGAAGACAAGAAAATCAACATTGAAAAGATTAGAGTTCTAGATCCTGCGTGTGGATCCGGTTCATTTTTAATTAAAGCCTTTGATATATTGAATGAACATTACCTACGGCATGACAAGGATTATGCGCAAACTCGGTTGGATTTGCCTCTGAAGATTCGGTATATACCAAGAAGCTTCAGATTGTTCAGAATAATATCTTCGGTGTAG
- a CDS encoding winged helix-turn-helix transcriptional regulator encodes MPSQSNARWSLIRTLAQTYALDILEALSKKPSRFSDLSLVSPNERTRAQRLKELESIGFISTVSLKVEKRYFVHYKLTDKGKEALQKMQEIDKLGG; translated from the coding sequence TTGCCCTCACAGTCTAATGCAAGATGGTCTCTAATCCGAACTTTAGCTCAGACCTATGCATTAGACATACTTGAAGCTCTGAGCAAGAAGCCCTCAAGATTTAGTGATTTGTCTCTTGTCAGCCCTAATGAAAGAACAAGAGCACAAAGACTGAAGGAATTGGAAAGTATTGGTTTTATATCGACAGTAAGTCTCAAGGTAGAGAAGAGATATTTCGTTCACTACAAGTTGACAGATAAGGGAAAGGAAGCACTCCAAAAAATGCAAGAGATCGATAAATTAGGAGGATAA
- a CDS encoding HNH endonuclease, giving the protein MSRKRVMMPDKALHTIRQRRKFHLDRRSFVEQLRIRDSGLYCRACGKQFAGKHDKTMTVDHIVPISQGGNHMALSNLQLCVECQGRKEKALNQQELTILIWAQGPSTSGTCHAGLGYVLAEKRQ; this is encoded by the coding sequence ATGTCTCGTAAAAGGGTAATGATGCCCGACAAGGCACTTCACACCATAAGACAACGGCGTAAATTCCATCTTGATCGCCGCTCCTTTGTAGAGCAGCTTAGGATACGCGATAGCGGACTCTACTGCAGAGCCTGCGGCAAACAATTCGCTGGCAAACATGACAAGACTATGACAGTTGACCACATAGTCCCTATCAGCCAAGGCGGCAATCATATGGCGCTATCCAACCTTCAACTTTGTGTAGAATGTCAAGGACGCAAGGAGAAGGCCTTGAACCAGCAAGAGCTGACTATTTTAATATGGGCTCAAGGTCCAAGCACGTCAGGCACTTGCCATGCGGGACTTGGCTACGTATTGGCAGAAAAGCGGCAGTAG